A region from the Hypericibacter adhaerens genome encodes:
- a CDS encoding hydrolase, which translates to MANPKLEVLTPKNSQLIFIDQQPQMAFGVQSIDRQVLKNNTVALAKAAKIFGIPTTITTVETQGFSGYTYPELLDVFPDKKLLERTSMNSWDDQKVRDALAANGRKKVVVSGLWTEVCNCTFALSCLHDTDYEIYMVSDASGGTSKEAHDMAMLRMIQAGVVPVTWQQVLLEWQRDWARKESYDAVMAVVREHSGAYGMGVDYAYTMVHKAPQRTHAPHEALAPVTAR; encoded by the coding sequence ATGGCCAATCCCAAGCTCGAAGTGCTGACCCCCAAGAACTCGCAGCTGATCTTCATCGATCAACAGCCACAGATGGCGTTCGGCGTGCAGTCGATCGACCGCCAGGTGCTGAAGAACAACACCGTGGCGCTGGCCAAGGCGGCCAAGATCTTCGGTATCCCGACGACGATCACCACCGTCGAGACCCAGGGCTTCTCCGGCTACACCTATCCGGAGCTGCTCGACGTGTTCCCAGACAAGAAGCTCCTGGAACGCACCTCGATGAACTCCTGGGACGACCAGAAAGTGCGCGACGCGCTCGCCGCCAACGGCCGCAAGAAGGTGGTCGTCTCCGGGCTCTGGACCGAGGTCTGCAACTGCACCTTCGCGCTCTCCTGCCTGCATGACACCGACTACGAGATCTACATGGTCTCCGACGCCTCCGGCGGCACCTCGAAGGAAGCCCACGACATGGCGATGCTGCGCATGATCCAGGCCGGCGTCGTGCCCGTCACCTGGCAGCAGGTCCTGCTCGAATGGCAGCGCGACTGGGCGCGCAAGGAGAGCTACGACGCCGTCATGGCCGTGGTCCGCGAGCATTCGGGCGCCTATGGCATGGGCGTCGACTACGCCTACACCATGGTCCACAAGGCGCCGCAGCGGACTCATGCCCCGCATGAGGCGCTGGCGCCGGTGACGGCGCGCTGA